Proteins from a single region of Primulina tabacum isolate GXHZ01 chromosome 5, ASM2559414v2, whole genome shotgun sequence:
- the LOC142544255 gene encoding uncharacterized protein LOC142544255, with product MEVEGVRRSEAVISFGLKDLKGVNLPHNDAFVIQARIANYDIMRVFTDSDSSVNVIFNEALVQMALQGYHLEAVDTSLFGFTGHVVYPEGEIVLPLSLGTEELKKTVMTTFTVVDAPSSYNIILGRQAMNELRAVASTYHQKIKFPMGSRVGEVRGSISATNGSVVP from the coding sequence AGTGAGGCAGTGATTAGTTTTGGCCTGAAAGATTTGAAGGGTGTCAATCTTCCCCACAACGATGCCTTTGTAATTCAAGCTAGGATAGCAAATTATGACATCATGAGGGTTTTCACGGATTCGGACAGTTCTGTTAATGTTATTTTCAATGAGGCTCTTGTACAAATGGCTCTACAAGGATATCATTTGGAAGCAGTGGACACATCACTTTTTGGCTTTACTGGCCATGTTGTCTATCCAGAAGGGGAGATTGTCCTGCCCTTATCTTTGGGCACCGAGGAGCTGAAGAAGACGGTGATGACCACTTTCACTGTGGTGGATGCCCCGTCATCATATAACATCATCTTGGGGCGGCAAGCCATGAACGAGCTAAGGGCCGTAGCATCCACCTATCACCAAAAGATTAAGTTCCCGATGGGAAGCCGAGTGGGGGAAGTCCGGGGATCAATCTCAGCaacgaatggatcagtagtgccatgA